The proteins below are encoded in one region of Plasmodium relictum strain SGS1 genome assembly, chromosome: 5:
- a CDS encoding serine/threonine protein phosphatase, putative, which translates to MKHLLNTLKIIKDCCTRREEFKESNYKQLLDLLPLGESYDDINEKNLHILKKDIPLSNIKLKLFDKNKNRQNNLNNNIKNTTESRNKESYENKSSIKNVDKDLIYIKKKLNRNIEQEIFLNDMNKNNKKCSSLIIKENVIQKLKGNRVNNSIYCAHGKLSDTNSVEKNFQLKKIEIIPKIEKEESIMNSFSVVCMKGNQNEYYESKNDNDYIYFNNYEQFFFIQAYDLKIAGIISGIGKNSIRVCDNIVFHLLKTILSNLKSFYENKKNLWLSEQIEYILLSSINDTNNYIKINLQESFNSGCSLCVCAYSKKHKILTILNIGNIQTILVKNKDEKKKEDVKNYYNSNTLYETILITKKHDVLNKEEKERILSYGCIINDDSESENKNTWKNIDYLNQFNEKSDLKTLNITKAIGLFNFIKFGLSNTPDVIDVKLNINTSGFLILVSHTISQVYNSHNLVKFLFNKSNNNSLFESSKKLIHKVHSVYMSTENSNVKDMTIIILPLID; encoded by the coding sequence ttaaaaaaagacatTCCTTTATCAAACATTAaacttaaattatttgataaaaataaaaacagacaaaataatttaaataacaatataaaaaatacaacaGAAAGCCGAAACAAAGAGagttatgaaaataaaagttcTATCAAAAATGTAGACAAagatttaatatatataaaaaaaaaattaaatagaaatatagaacaagaaatttttttaaatgatatgaataaaaataataaaaaatgctCTAGTCTAATTATAAAAGAGAATGTaattcaaaaattaaaaggtaATAGAGTAAATAATAGTATATATTGTGCTCATGGAAAGTTAAGTGATACCAATTcagtagaaaaaaattttcaattaaaaaaaatagaaattataCCTAAgattgaaaaagaagaaagtaTAATGAATTCTTTTTCTGTTGTTTGTATGAAAGGGAATCAAAATGAGTATTATGAATCAAAAAATGACaatgattatatatattttaataattatgagcaattttttttcatacaagcttatgatttaaaaattgCTGGAATTATTTCAGGTATAGGTAAAAATAGTATAAGGGTATGTGACAATAttgtttttcatttattaaaaacgATATTGTCcaatttaaaaagtttttacgaaaataaaaaaaatctatGGTTATCTGAACaaattgaatatatattattatcatcaataaatgatacaaataattatataaagataaatttACAAGAATCTTTTAATTCAGGTTGCTCTTTATGTGTATGTGCTTATtcaaaaaaacataaaattttaacaatACTTAATATTGGAAATATACAAACaattttagtaaaaaataaagatgaaaaaaagaaagaagatGTAAAAAACTATTATAATAGTAATACACTTTATGAAACAAtattaattacaaaaaagcatgatgttttaaataaagaagaaaaagaaagaataCTTTCATATGGTTGTATAATAAATGATGATTCTGAAAGTGAAAACAAAAACACATGGAAAAATATAGATTATTTAAAtcaatttaatgaaaaaagtgatctaaaaactttaaatataacaaaagCAATAGGcttatttaatttcattaaatttgGTTTATCAAATACTCCAGATGTTATTGAtgttaaattaaatattaatacaaGTGGTTTCCTTATATTAGTTAGTCATACAATAAGCCAAGTGTATAATTCACATAATTTAGTTAagtttctttttaataaatcaaataataattctttatttgaatcatcaaaaaaattaatacataAGGTTCACTCTGTTTATATGTCTACTGAAAATAGTAATGTAAAAGATAtgactattattattttgcCTTTAATAGATTAg